CTCGTCGCCCTGACCCCGCGGGCTCCAGCTCTCACTTACGGTTCGGAGGATAGGGCGCTGCAGGAGTGCAACCCGAGCGCCGAATCGTGCCGTGGATTGCGGAAGCATCCGCCGGCCCCGGGGCCTCGGCCCGGGGCCGGCCAAGGTGGCCGCCCCTCCCGCCAGGGATGACTCCGCAAGCCATGGCTCCAAAGCGAAAAACTCCTCTCTCCTCCTCTCGTTGCCTTCCTCATGCACAAGAAACTGCTCTCGTTATACAGCCTGAAGTTCAATCCGTTCTCCTCCGACGTACCGGTGGAGGCGCTCTGGGTGCCGCCGGCGCTCGAAAGCTTTTGCTGGAGAATCGAACAACAGATTGGCGAAGGCGGCTTCGCCCTGGCGATCGGGGAACCGGGCTCGGGCAAGTCGGCCGCGTTGCGCGTGCTGCGCGCCCGCCTGAGCGCCCTGCGCGAAGTCCAGGTCGGCGTGCTCACGCGACCGCAGGCCGGCCTCGCCGATTTTTACCGCGAGCTGGGCGAGCTGTTCGGCGTGGCGCTCGCGCCCCATAACCGCTGGGCCAGCGCGAAGGTCCTGCGCGAGAAGTGGCACCAGCATATCGAAAGCTCGCTCTGCCGCCCCGTCCTGCTCCTCGACGAAGCGCAGGAGAGCTGCCTGCCGGTCTTGAACGAGCTGCGACTGCTCGCCAGCACCGAGCTCGACTCGCGCTCCATCCTGACCGTCGTGCTCGCCGGCGACCGCCGGCTCGGGGCCAAGCTCGACAGCCCGGAGTTGTTACCCCTGGCCAGTCGCATCCGCAGCCGCCTGCGCGCCGAAAGC
This Gemmatimonadota bacterium DNA region includes the following protein-coding sequences:
- a CDS encoding ATP-binding protein; translation: MHKKLLSLYSLKFNPFSSDVPVEALWVPPALESFCWRIEQQIGEGGFALAIGEPGSGKSAALRVLRARLSALREVQVGVLTRPQAGLADFYRELGELFGVALAPHNRWASAKVLREKWHQHIESSLCRPVLLLDEAQESCLPVLNELRLLASTELDSRSILTVVLAGDRRLGAKLDSPELLPLASRIRSRLRAESLPAAQLAECLAHLLKAAGNPRLLTAPLVQTLCEHAAGNLRLLMNMAHELLAAASHQERETLDEKLYFEVFALDPKPAAKRGRAA